The Hemitrygon akajei unplaced genomic scaffold, sHemAka1.3 Scf000061, whole genome shotgun sequence genome contains a region encoding:
- the LOC140721774 gene encoding uncharacterized protein translates to MAHQRVHTGERPFTCSDCGKGFTCSSKLKLHQRVHTGEKPFTCSDCGKGFSWSSHLKVHQRVHTGERPFTCSDCGKGFTMSSNLKIHQRVHTGERPFTCSDCGRGFTCSSQLKVHQRVHTGERPFTCSDCGKGFTCSSELKVHQRVHTRERPFICSDCGKGFTQSAKLKIHQRVHTGERPFICSDCGKEFTCSSELKVHQRVHTGEWPFTCSYCGKGFSWSSQLKAHQRFHTGERPFTCSDCGKGFIASFHLKVHQRVHTGERPFSCSVCGRGFTCSSNLMAHQRVHTVERPFTCLDCGKGFTCSSELKLHQRVHTGERPFACSDCGKGFSSSSQLLSHQSVHTGEWPFTCSVCGKGFTQSVQLKVHQRVHTGERPFTCSVCGKGFNWSSQLQRHQSAHTGKWPFTCSVCGKGFTWSSKLNRHQQIHTGERPFTCSVCGKGFTESSELKVHQRVHTGERPFTCSVCGKGFIRSSTLKVHQRDHTGEKPFTCSDCGKGFTRSSNLQAHRSVHTRERPITCSDCGKGFTSSSQLERHQQVHTG, encoded by the coding sequence atggctcaccagcgagttcacaccggggagaggccgttcacctgctcggactgtgggaaaggattcacttgctcatctaaactgaaattacatcagcgtgttcacactggggagaagccgttcacctgctcagactgtgggaagggattcagctgGTCATCtcacctgaaggtacatcagcgagttcacactggagagaggccgttcacctgctcagactgtgggaagggattcactatgtCATCTAatctgaagatacatcagagagttcatactggagagaggccgttcacctgctcagactgtgggaggggatttacttgctcatcccaactgaaggtacatcagcgagttcacactggggagaggccattcacctgctcggactgtgggaaaggattcacttgctcatccgaactgaaggtccatcagcgagttcacactagagaaaggccattcatctgctcagactgtgggaagggattcactcagtcagcaaAGCTAAAgattcaccagcgagttcacactggggagaggccattcatttgctcggactgtgggaaggaattcacttgctcatccgaaCTGAaggttcatcagcgagttcacaccggggagtggccgttcacctgttcatactgtgggaagggattcagttggTCTTCTCAATTGAAAGCACATCAGAgatttcacactggagagaggccatttacctgctcagactgtgggaagggattcattgcGTCATTccacctgaaggtacatcagagagttcacactggagagaggccgttctcttgctcagtctgtgggagggGATTTACTTGCTCATccaacctaatggctcaccagcgagttcacactgtggagcggccgttcacctgcttagactgtgggaagggattcacttgctcatccgaactgaagttacatcagcgagttcacactggggagcggccgtttgcctgctcagactgtgggaagggattctcttctTCATCCCAGCTACTgagtcaccagtcagttcatactggggagtggccattcacctgctcagtctgtgggaagggattcactcagtcagttcaactgaaggtacatcagcgagttcacaccggggagaggccgttcacctgctcagtctgtgggaagggattcaattggtcatctcaactgcagagacaccagtcagcccACACAGGGaaatggccattcacctgctcagtctgtgggaagggattcacttggtcatctaaactgaatagacatcagcaaattcacactggagagaggccattcacttgctctgtctgtgggaagggattcactgagtcatccgaactgaaggtacatcagcgagttcacactggggagaggccgttcacctgctcagtgtgtgggaagggattcattcggtcatctacactgaaggtacatcagcgagatcacactggggagaagccgttcacctgctcagactgtgggaagggattcactcggtcatccaacctacaagCACACCGTtcagttcacactagggagaggccaatcacctgctcagactgtgggaagggattcacttcgtcatctcaactggagagacaccagcaagttcacactggatag